A window of Aquipuribacter sp. SD81 contains these coding sequences:
- the glyA gene encoding serine hydroxymethyltransferase, translating into MTQTHTPPAAVRTRDDDPTDLPLWQVDPEIAAVLDGEADRQRGTLEMIASENFAPRAVLEAQGSVLTNKYAEGYPGKRYYGGCEQVDVAEELARSRAKELFGAEHANVQPHSGASANASVMQKLLEPGDTILGLDLAHGGHLTHGMRLNFSGRLYDVATYGVSEQTHRIDMDAVRATALERRPKMIIAGWSAYPRRLDFAAFRAIADEVGAYLLVDMAHFAGLVAAGLHPSPVPHAHVVTTTTHKTLTGPRAGLILSTADLAKKIDSGVFPGQQGGPLMHVIAAKAVAFKLAMTEGFREKQERTLRGASLLAERLLREDARATGVDVVTGGTDVHLVLADLRASELDGKQAEDRLHEAGITANRNAVPFDPRPPMVTSGVRLGTPALATRGFGDVEFTEVADIVAGAFDPASDVRALRERVDVLTRDFPLYPSVQPFARA; encoded by the coding sequence ACCCGCGACGACGACCCCACCGACCTGCCCCTGTGGCAGGTCGACCCCGAGATCGCGGCCGTCCTCGACGGCGAGGCCGACCGCCAGCGCGGCACGCTCGAGATGATCGCGAGCGAGAACTTCGCGCCGCGGGCCGTCCTGGAGGCGCAGGGCAGCGTGCTGACGAACAAGTACGCCGAGGGCTACCCGGGCAAGCGGTACTACGGCGGCTGCGAGCAGGTCGACGTCGCCGAGGAGCTCGCGCGCTCCCGCGCCAAGGAGCTGTTCGGCGCCGAGCACGCGAACGTGCAGCCGCACTCGGGCGCGAGCGCCAACGCGTCCGTCATGCAGAAGCTCCTCGAGCCCGGCGACACCATCCTCGGCCTCGACCTCGCCCACGGCGGCCACCTCACGCACGGCATGCGGCTCAACTTCTCCGGCCGCCTGTACGACGTCGCGACGTACGGCGTGAGCGAGCAGACCCACCGCATCGACATGGACGCCGTCCGCGCGACCGCGCTCGAGCGCCGTCCCAAGATGATCATCGCGGGCTGGTCCGCCTACCCCCGCCGGCTCGACTTCGCGGCGTTCCGCGCCATCGCCGACGAGGTCGGCGCGTACCTGCTCGTCGACATGGCGCACTTCGCGGGCCTCGTCGCCGCCGGGCTGCACCCCTCGCCGGTGCCGCACGCCCACGTCGTCACGACCACGACGCACAAGACGCTGACCGGCCCGCGCGCCGGGCTCATCCTGTCGACGGCGGACCTCGCGAAGAAGATCGACTCCGGGGTCTTCCCCGGCCAGCAGGGCGGCCCGCTCATGCACGTCATCGCGGCCAAGGCCGTCGCCTTCAAGCTCGCCATGACCGAGGGGTTCCGGGAGAAGCAGGAGCGCACCCTGCGCGGCGCGTCGCTGCTCGCCGAGCGGCTGCTGCGCGAGGACGCTCGCGCGACCGGCGTCGACGTCGTGACGGGCGGCACCGACGTCCACCTCGTCCTCGCCGACCTCCGCGCGAGCGAGCTCGACGGCAAGCAGGCCGAGGACCGGCTCCACGAGGCCGGCATCACCGCCAACCGCAACGCCGTCCCGTTCGACCCGCGCCCGCCCATGGTGACCAGCGGCGTCCGGCTCGGGACGCCCGCGCTCGCCACCCGCGGCTTCGGCGACGTGGAGTTCACCGAGGTCGCCGACATCGTCGCGGGCGCGTTCGACCCCGCGAGCGACGTCCGCGCGCTGCGCGAGCGCGTCGACGTGCTGACGCGCGACTTCCCGCTGTACCCGTCCGTCCAGCCGTTCGCGCGCGCGTGA